One window from the genome of Deltaproteobacteria bacterium encodes:
- the rpiB gene encoding ribose 5-phosphate isomerase B, with translation MIVAIGCDHAGFPLKARVVLELENAGHQIVDCGGYDTTPSDYPDFARAVATTVIEGRADRGILVCGSGVGASVAANKVSGARAALCHDTFSARQGVEDDDLNVLCLGARVIGVEAAAECIRAFLTARFSNAARHARRLAKVLAIEADARDGKFDRMGPR, from the coding sequence ATGATCGTCGCCATCGGGTGCGATCACGCGGGGTTTCCCCTGAAGGCGCGCGTGGTTCTCGAATTGGAGAACGCCGGACATCAGATCGTCGATTGCGGGGGGTACGATACGACGCCTTCCGATTATCCGGATTTCGCGCGTGCCGTCGCGACTACGGTGATCGAGGGTCGAGCGGACCGCGGCATCCTGGTTTGTGGCAGCGGTGTCGGAGCCTCGGTCGCCGCGAACAAGGTCAGCGGTGCACGGGCGGCGCTCTGCCACGACACCTTTTCGGCGCGCCAGGGCGTCGAGGACGACGACCTGAATGTCCTCTGCCTCGGCGCTCGGGTGATCGGGGTCGAGGCGGCCGCGGAGTGCATCCGGGCGTTCCTGACGGCACGGTTCTCCAATGCCGCGCGGCACGCGCGGCGGCTCGCGAAGGTCCTTGCGATCGAAGCCGACGCCCGCGACGGCAAGTTCGATCGCATGGGCCCACGCTGA
- a CDS encoding DUF692 domain-containing protein, with translation MGMGVPYLGHGVGLRTVHFPEVFAGTAKVDWFEAISENFMIQGGRPLRALERAREIAPVVLHGVSLSIGSVDPLSVRYLDDLARLSARIEPAWISDHLCWGSVGGHYAHDLLPLPYTEEALAHVVERIDRVQAMLRRRILIENVSSYLTYVDSVMPEWEFLGEVARRSDCGILLDVNNVYVSAINHGFDPLQYLEAVPADRVGQIHLAGHRDQGTHLLDTHDAPVCADVWSLYRATIGRLGRVSTLIEWDEDVPPWNELVAEAERARTVECEALGSDAATA, from the coding sequence ATGGGCATGGGAGTACCATATCTCGGCCATGGGGTCGGTCTCAGGACCGTGCATTTTCCGGAGGTCTTCGCGGGCACGGCGAAGGTCGACTGGTTCGAGGCGATCTCGGAGAACTTCATGATTCAGGGGGGGCGCCCCCTGCGCGCGTTGGAGCGGGCACGAGAGATCGCCCCGGTCGTGCTGCACGGCGTCTCGCTGTCGATCGGGTCGGTCGATCCGTTGTCTGTCCGGTATCTGGACGATCTGGCGCGGCTCTCAGCCCGGATCGAGCCGGCGTGGATCTCGGACCACCTGTGTTGGGGAAGCGTGGGCGGACACTATGCACACGATCTCCTCCCTCTTCCGTACACCGAGGAAGCCCTGGCCCACGTCGTGGAGCGCATCGATCGCGTCCAGGCGATGCTCCGGCGCAGAATCCTGATCGAGAACGTGTCGAGCTATCTCACCTACGTCGACTCGGTGATGCCGGAATGGGAATTCCTCGGCGAGGTGGCGCGGCGCAGCGACTGCGGCATTCTATTGGATGTCAACAACGTGTACGTGAGCGCGATCAACCACGGTTTCGATCCGCTCCAGTACCTGGAGGCCGTGCCGGCGGACAGGGTGGGCCAGATCCACCTTGCGGGTCACCGCGACCAGGGGACGCATCTGCTCGACACGCACGACGCTCCGGTATGTGCGGACGTGTGGTCGCTCTACCGTGCGACGATCGGACGGCTTGGCCGCGTGTCCACGTTGATCGAGTGGGACGAGGACGTGCCGCCGTGGAACGAACTGGTCGCCGAGGCCGAGCGCGCGCGTACCGTCGAGTGTGAAGCGCTGGGATCCGATGCCGCCACTGCGTGA
- a CDS encoding response regulator, translating into MRILVIDDDATFSRYLAEVLTHLGHVAEWVTDGLVGFERCLGRTFDLVICDVRMPLILGTELASELRRDLPNLPVVLISAFADDQLTAQAHERGAWLLSKPFDAAGLGEVLERAVTAPRFAS; encoded by the coding sequence ATGCGCATCCTGGTGATCGACGACGACGCCACCTTCAGCCGGTACCTGGCGGAGGTTCTGACGCACCTCGGCCACGTGGCCGAGTGGGTAACGGATGGCCTGGTGGGGTTCGAGCGCTGCCTCGGCCGCACCTTCGACCTCGTCATCTGCGACGTCCGGATGCCCCTGATCCTTGGCACGGAGCTCGCGTCTGAACTTCGTCGCGATCTGCCCAATTTGCCGGTCGTCCTGATCTCGGCGTTCGCCGACGATCAGCTGACGGCGCAAGCCCACGAACGCGGCGCATGGCTCTTGTCGAAACCGTTCGACGCTGCGGGGTTGGGTGAAGTGCTGGAGCGCGCGGTCACCGCGCCGCGCTTCGCCTCGTAA
- a CDS encoding RNA polymerase sigma factor: protein MTLAQHGDATAYRALLDDLGPQLTRFLRRRVRNADDLPDAFQDTFLALHRARFTYQSPRPIEPWLFAIARNVAADYGRRWQRRRRHELPTDAAPEPTADAPSRDVGSELETALRTLPNRQREALQMLKLQDLSIREAAARLGTTPGALKLRAHRAYLALRAAFRK, encoded by the coding sequence ATGACGCTCGCCCAACACGGCGATGCGACGGCATATCGCGCCCTCCTCGATGACCTCGGTCCGCAGTTGACCCGCTTCCTTCGCCGGCGGGTTCGGAATGCCGACGATCTCCCCGACGCCTTTCAAGATACCTTTCTGGCGCTGCATCGAGCCCGGTTCACCTACCAATCCCCCCGTCCGATCGAGCCGTGGCTGTTCGCGATCGCCCGCAACGTCGCGGCCGACTATGGACGACGCTGGCAGCGGCGCCGGCGACACGAGCTCCCGACCGACGCGGCGCCGGAGCCGACGGCGGATGCTCCGTCGCGCGACGTCGGATCCGAGCTCGAGACGGCGTTGCGGACGCTTCCCAATCGCCAGCGCGAAGCGCTGCAGATGCTGAAGCTCCAGGACCTCTCGATTCGCGAAGCCGCAGCGCGGCTCGGCACGACACCGGGGGCGTTGAAGCTGCGCGCACACCGCGCGTACCTCGCTCTACGCGCGGCGTTCCGGAAGTAG
- a CDS encoding putative DNA-binding domain-containing protein: protein MPPLRDLQQRMFRCVTRAHTEETPELGDLVRAHGALDAPARIAIYARMYCARLSEALAEDYPRVAAVLGPEAFAAAAHRYVAAHPSTHPSLRWFGSGFGAFLEAYPVEGQPPYLADLARLEWARLAVFDAPDAELLELAALGSVPADGWPTTRFAPIPALEVLHAAWPVHRIWEEAPGAEWASGEFSLRVWRQGDRVFQAPMDGIEWCALDHVRAGDDFGAMCVGLAAIVDADQVAATAGGIVLRWIEDGLLRGLPAE from the coding sequence ATGCCGCCACTGCGTGATCTGCAGCAGAGGATGTTCCGATGCGTCACTCGGGCGCACACGGAGGAGACACCGGAGCTTGGGGATCTTGTGCGCGCCCATGGTGCGTTGGACGCGCCGGCGCGTATCGCCATCTACGCCCGCATGTACTGCGCGCGGTTGAGCGAAGCCCTTGCCGAGGACTATCCCCGTGTTGCGGCGGTGCTCGGGCCGGAGGCATTCGCGGCGGCCGCGCATCGGTATGTCGCGGCCCATCCGTCGACGCATCCTTCCCTGCGATGGTTCGGATCGGGATTTGGCGCCTTTCTCGAGGCGTACCCGGTCGAAGGCCAGCCGCCGTACCTCGCGGATCTGGCGCGGCTCGAATGGGCGCGACTTGCCGTGTTCGATGCTCCGGACGCCGAACTGCTCGAACTCGCGGCGCTGGGGTCCGTGCCGGCTGATGGCTGGCCGACGACGCGATTCGCTCCGATCCCGGCGCTCGAGGTGCTCCACGCGGCATGGCCAGTGCACCGGATCTGGGAGGAAGCGCCAGGCGCCGAGTGGGCATCAGGGGAGTTCTCGCTACGTGTTTGGCGGCAGGGCGATCGGGTGTTCCAGGCTCCGATGGACGGGATCGAGTGGTGCGCGCTGGATCACGTGCGCGCGGGCGATGACTTCGGGGCGATGTGTGTCGGCCTCGCCGCGATCGTCGATGCCGATCAGGTCGCGGCCACGGCGGGCGGCATCGTGCTTCGGTGGATCGAGGACGGCTTGCTGCGAGGGCTCCCCGCCGAGTGA
- a CDS encoding flippase-like domain-containing protein — protein MDPRTHIPARKLTVVPASSTTEGRSSVAPDVPSPPEEGDASQRRWVAWLAVAGGLALVLLVTRADFDQLLRTASSIAPTLLALPALATLASYVTMAWSYQGIARAAGYRLPFWEMCNITLVANTANYLLATGGLSGFALRMYLFARRGIPAGSAVLISLVQTLLTNLVLLVFVMWGFALLLFSHDLVGRDLIAASVLLFAFGIVVIVTCAALLRRRWRRALLFSGTRMLDHLLRRFAPHRRPRRAKLIRFQHNLNLGLDFLLRRPRDMLAPTAYIVLDWVFTLLVLYTSFVAIGSPIAMSHVIAGFAIGMFFSIASLIPGGLGIMEGSMAAVFVTLGVQFEQAVVAILIYRAAYYGLPILISVLMAPRVLRA, from the coding sequence GTGGATCCGCGCACGCACATCCCAGCGCGCAAGCTGACCGTCGTTCCCGCCTCGTCGACGACCGAGGGCCGATCATCGGTCGCTCCCGACGTTCCATCCCCACCCGAGGAAGGCGATGCGTCGCAGCGCCGGTGGGTCGCCTGGCTTGCCGTCGCGGGCGGACTCGCCCTCGTGTTGCTCGTCACGCGTGCCGACTTCGATCAGCTGCTCCGCACCGCGAGCAGCATCGCGCCGACGCTGCTCGCGCTACCGGCCCTTGCGACGCTCGCCAGCTACGTCACGATGGCATGGTCTTACCAAGGGATCGCACGTGCTGCCGGCTATCGGCTACCGTTTTGGGAGATGTGCAACATCACCCTCGTCGCCAATACCGCGAACTACCTGCTCGCGACCGGAGGCCTGTCCGGATTCGCCCTCCGCATGTACCTCTTCGCGCGGCGGGGCATCCCCGCCGGCAGCGCGGTACTCATCTCCCTGGTGCAGACCCTACTCACCAACCTCGTCCTGCTCGTCTTCGTCATGTGGGGCTTCGCGCTCTTGCTCTTCTCCCACGACCTGGTAGGGCGCGATTTGATTGCCGCGAGCGTGTTGCTGTTCGCGTTTGGAATCGTCGTCATCGTGACGTGCGCCGCGCTTCTGCGTCGGCGTTGGCGACGGGCGCTGCTCTTCTCCGGAACGCGAATGCTCGATCACCTGCTTCGTCGCTTCGCGCCACATCGACGACCCCGTCGCGCCAAGCTCATACGCTTCCAGCACAATCTGAATCTTGGCCTCGATTTCTTGTTGCGAAGGCCTCGCGACATGCTGGCGCCGACCGCCTATATAGTTCTGGACTGGGTCTTCACGCTGCTCGTGCTCTACACCTCGTTCGTCGCGATCGGGTCGCCGATCGCCATGAGCCACGTGATCGCCGGTTTCGCGATTGGCATGTTCTTCTCCATCGCGTCACTGATCCCCGGTGGTCTCGGAATCATGGAAGGCTCGATGGCCGCCGTGTTCGTCACGCTCGGCGTACAGTTCGAGCAGGCGGTCGTAGCGATTCTGATCTATCGCGCCGCCTATTACGGGCTGCCGATCCTGATCAGCGTGCTGATGGCCCCGCGCGTCTTGCGCGCCTGA
- the tkt gene encoding transketolase, translated as MKDEDIAQLAVNTIRTLAIDGVQKANSGHPGLPMGAAPMAYALWQRHLRHNPRNPRWADRDRFVLSAGHGSMLLYCLLHLTGYDLSMEDLQAFRQWESKTPGHPEALLTPGVEATTGPLGQGTANAVGMAMAERALAHRFNRPGHTIVDHRTYVIVSDGDLMEGVSAEAASLAGHLKLGKLVYLYDCNHISLDGPTSLAFSTEDVAARYAAYGWQVLKVANGDTDVGAIDRAIAEAKADTTRPSIIVVQTTIGYGSPKKQGTSEAHGSPLGAQEVAAAKRVLGFDPEKFFYVPSEAGTHLRSAIERGATQEGEWNERFARYASVHSDLAAEWRRRQAGELPSGWEAGLPVFGANDAQATRQASGKALNAIAARMPELIGGDADLSVSTSTALKDEGSFDGTTGAGRNIHYGVREHAMGAIANGMAYHRGVRNFVATFFCFSDYMRPAVRLAALNELPVVFVWTHDSIALGEDGPTHQPVEHLMSLRAMPGLAVFRPADPNETVEAWRFAIAARHRPVALVLSRQKLPVIDANLARQARRGAYVVADPAGGAAPVAILIGTGAEVHVALAAQQLLAGEGIPTRVVSMPCWEAFAEEDAAYRASVLPPTVRVRVSVEAGVTLGWERWIGDAGAAIGLDRYGASAPGEVNLAKLGFSAENVAARVRTSMRGREGADA; from the coding sequence GTGAAGGACGAGGACATCGCGCAGCTCGCCGTCAACACCATTCGAACGCTCGCCATCGACGGCGTGCAGAAAGCGAACTCGGGGCATCCGGGGCTGCCGATGGGCGCCGCTCCAATGGCTTACGCGTTGTGGCAACGACACCTGCGACACAACCCGCGTAACCCGCGGTGGGCCGATCGCGATCGGTTCGTTCTCTCCGCCGGGCACGGGAGCATGTTGCTCTACTGCTTGCTGCATCTCACCGGATACGATCTGTCGATGGAGGATCTGCAGGCGTTTCGCCAGTGGGAGAGCAAGACCCCTGGTCACCCGGAGGCGTTGCTGACGCCCGGCGTGGAGGCGACGACCGGTCCGTTGGGGCAGGGGACGGCCAATGCCGTCGGGATGGCGATGGCGGAGCGCGCGTTGGCGCATCGCTTCAACCGCCCGGGGCACACGATCGTCGATCATCGCACGTACGTCATCGTGTCGGACGGCGACCTGATGGAGGGCGTGTCCGCGGAGGCCGCGTCGCTTGCGGGTCATCTGAAGCTCGGCAAGCTCGTGTACCTCTATGACTGCAACCACATTTCACTCGACGGTCCGACGTCGCTCGCGTTCTCGACGGAGGACGTCGCCGCGCGCTACGCGGCGTACGGCTGGCAGGTGTTGAAGGTGGCGAACGGCGACACCGATGTCGGCGCGATCGATCGTGCGATCGCGGAAGCCAAGGCCGATACGACGCGACCGTCAATCATCGTCGTCCAGACGACGATCGGCTATGGTTCGCCGAAGAAACAGGGAACCTCCGAAGCTCATGGCAGCCCCCTTGGTGCGCAGGAGGTGGCAGCCGCGAAACGCGTCCTCGGGTTCGACCCGGAGAAGTTCTTCTACGTTCCGTCGGAAGCCGGAACGCATCTCCGTTCGGCGATCGAGCGCGGCGCTACGCAGGAGGGCGAGTGGAACGAGCGATTCGCACGCTACGCGAGCGTGCATTCCGACCTCGCTGCCGAATGGCGGCGAAGACAGGCCGGCGAGCTTCCCAGCGGATGGGAGGCCGGACTCCCGGTCTTCGGAGCAAACGACGCGCAGGCGACCCGCCAGGCATCGGGGAAAGCACTGAACGCCATCGCGGCTCGCATGCCCGAGCTGATCGGGGGTGACGCCGATCTCTCGGTGTCGACGAGCACCGCCCTCAAGGACGAGGGCTCGTTCGACGGGACGACGGGGGCAGGCCGCAACATCCACTACGGGGTGCGTGAGCACGCGATGGGGGCGATCGCGAACGGCATGGCGTACCACCGAGGTGTGCGCAACTTCGTGGCGACGTTCTTCTGTTTCTCCGACTACATGCGGCCGGCGGTACGTCTTGCGGCTCTGAACGAGCTCCCCGTAGTGTTCGTGTGGACGCACGATTCGATCGCGCTCGGCGAAGATGGACCCACGCACCAGCCCGTCGAGCACCTCATGTCCTTGCGGGCGATGCCTGGATTGGCGGTGTTCCGTCCCGCCGATCCGAACGAGACCGTCGAGGCGTGGCGGTTCGCCATTGCGGCCAGGCACCGTCCCGTGGCACTCGTGTTGAGTCGACAGAAGCTGCCGGTCATCGATGCGAACCTGGCGCGCCAAGCCAGACGAGGAGCCTATGTCGTCGCCGATCCGGCGGGAGGCGCGGCGCCGGTCGCGATCCTGATCGGAACGGGCGCGGAGGTGCACGTGGCTCTGGCGGCGCAGCAGCTGCTCGCTGGGGAGGGTATCCCGACGCGGGTCGTCTCTATGCCCTGTTGGGAAGCCTTCGCCGAGGAGGATGCTGCGTATCGGGCCTCCGTGCTGCCGCCGACCGTGCGTGTACGGGTATCGGTGGAAGCGGGCGTCACGCTTGGGTGGGAGCGGTGGATCGGTGATGCGGGCGCGGCGATCGGGCTTGATCGCTACGGGGCGTCGGCGCCAGGGGAAGTGAATCTGGCGAAGCTGGGATTCTCCGCCGAGAACGTCGCCGCGCGTGTTCGGACGTCCATGAGGGGCCGGGAAGGCGCCGACGCATGA